A single genomic interval of Adhaeribacter pallidiroseus harbors:
- the vgrG gene encoding type VI secretion system tip protein VgrG: protein MPDSPNTLATREQPSDLVNFKIKLNGSAMNGEYAVVGLHVFKSLNKIAYAKVTLSDGDPAKQDFEISSKEDALVPGSEIEIAMGYHAQTKVVFKGIIMKHALRAGKNKKSFLTIEAKDKAIKLVGGRQNFCYLDKTDKDIVSQIYSRAGLNSSDLNMADTPGQHAQMVQYNVGDWDFILSRAEMNGLMVFPDDNKLMIAKPDTNQEPAKEITYGVDVIEFESELDAESQVKQVKAYTWNLKDQKIEESPEASVLFKESGNITADQLAEALKRPVHHLVHGGNLNPEELKAWSEARLLKSRLARVMGRIKVKGTTELKPNQVIKLNGFSKRFNGHVLVTAIRQSYEQAIWETDIQFGFPEQWYYQRDDIVEKPAAGLLPGINGLQIGIVTQLENDPEQQDRVQIQLPLIDTKEPLWARLASLDAGKERGAFFRPEINDEVIVGFLNDDPRYPIILGMLHSSTKPAPLTAKDDNHEKGFVTRSKMKLLFNDEKKIINLETPKGKKIEINEDQDTIILSDQNNNKITLDASGIKIESAKDITLKSAGGNIKMEGVNIEGKAQAKYSAEGSATASLQSSGQTVVKGSIVNIN from the coding sequence ATGCCTGACAGCCCAAATACTTTAGCTACCCGCGAACAGCCCAGCGACCTGGTAAACTTTAAAATAAAGTTGAACGGCAGCGCCATGAACGGTGAATACGCGGTGGTGGGCCTACACGTTTTTAAAAGTTTAAATAAAATTGCCTATGCCAAAGTTACGCTCTCGGATGGCGACCCGGCCAAGCAAGATTTTGAAATCAGCAGTAAAGAAGACGCGCTGGTGCCCGGCAGCGAAATTGAAATTGCCATGGGATATCATGCGCAAACCAAAGTTGTATTCAAAGGCATTATTATGAAACATGCCTTACGGGCGGGTAAAAATAAAAAATCGTTCTTAACCATCGAGGCGAAAGATAAAGCGATTAAACTCGTCGGCGGCCGCCAGAATTTTTGCTATCTCGATAAAACCGATAAAGATATCGTCAGCCAGATTTATAGTAGGGCCGGCTTAAATAGCAGTGATTTAAATATGGCCGATACGCCCGGACAGCACGCCCAAATGGTGCAATACAACGTGGGCGATTGGGACTTTATTCTTTCGCGCGCCGAAATGAATGGCCTGATGGTGTTCCCGGACGATAACAAATTAATGATTGCTAAACCGGATACTAACCAGGAACCCGCTAAAGAAATTACCTACGGGGTAGATGTCATCGAGTTTGAAAGCGAGCTGGATGCCGAGTCGCAGGTAAAACAAGTAAAGGCTTACACTTGGAATTTAAAAGATCAGAAAATTGAAGAATCGCCGGAGGCCAGCGTGTTATTTAAGGAAAGCGGCAATATAACCGCCGACCAATTAGCCGAAGCTCTGAAACGGCCCGTCCATCATTTAGTACACGGCGGTAACCTCAATCCGGAAGAGTTAAAAGCCTGGAGTGAGGCCCGTTTATTAAAGAGCCGTTTAGCCCGGGTAATGGGCCGCATTAAGGTAAAAGGAACCACGGAACTTAAACCAAATCAGGTGATTAAGCTTAATGGGTTCAGTAAAAGGTTTAATGGCCATGTGCTGGTTACGGCTATCCGCCAGAGCTACGAACAAGCAATCTGGGAAACGGATATACAGTTTGGTTTTCCGGAACAATGGTACTACCAGCGCGACGATATTGTGGAAAAACCAGCGGCGGGCTTATTGCCCGGAATCAACGGTTTGCAAATAGGTATTGTCACGCAACTCGAAAATGACCCGGAGCAACAAGACCGGGTACAGATTCAATTGCCTTTGATTGACACGAAAGAACCGCTGTGGGCCCGTCTGGCCAGCTTAGATGCGGGTAAAGAACGAGGGGCCTTTTTCCGGCCGGAGATTAACGATGAAGTAATCGTGGGTTTCCTGAACGACGATCCCCGGTATCCCATTATTCTGGGCATGCTGCACAGCAGCACCAAACCCGCACCCCTAACCGCTAAAGACGATAACCACGAGAAAGGTTTTGTAACCCGGAGCAAAATGAAGCTGCTCTTTAACGATGAAAAGAAAATAATAAATCTGGAAACCCCTAAAGGCAAAAAAATAGAGATTAACGAAGACCAAGATACTATTATACTATCGGATCAGAACAACAACAAAATCACGCTGGATGCTTCCGGCATTAAAATCGAAAGCGCCAAAGACATAACTTTAAAATCAGCGGGCGGCAACATTAAAATGGAAGGAGTAAACATTGAAGGAAAAGCGCAAGCCAAGTACAGTGCCGAAGGCAGTGCCACGGCCTCCCTGCAGTCATCGGGCCAAACCGTAGTAAAAGGTTCTATCGTGAATATTAATTAG
- a CDS encoding phage tail sheath family protein has protein sequence MATLNYKTPGVYIEEITTLPPSVAEVETAIPAFIGFTETGVRNDPRRIASLVEYQEYFGYAEIERGISVTVEKSANNPSEARVLHVSIDPATKSKNVLYYALQLYFANGGGPCYIVSAGNFADSAGNPREAYGNALLASSKEDEPTLLVFPDAPFTLNAADYYGLMNDALAECSRLGDRFTIVDVLSVNNDSLASVAAFRQAITANLTEAKYGSAYHPYLNTSLDYRYEDPETKTPVVKVLLAGDDAAARALDDSRQTALVARRDADAARAEVDALKQASDAGDAEAKKKIPDAEKRARDLESAAKTAQTAADNAGKAVTEQTWQDQNNAVQNQIRKMIGGLGVQLTPCAAVAGVYAAVDSTRGVWKAPANVSLNYITSTAARITDDDQRDLNVDVVAGKSVNAIRSFIGMGTKIWGARTLAGNDNEWRYVNVRRFFNMVEESIKKSTYWAVFEPNDKNTWVRVRAMIENYLYQKWEQGALAGAKAEDSFYVRVGLGETMSPVDILEGRMIIEIGLAAVRPAEFIIIRFSHFLQKS, from the coding sequence ATGGCAACCTTAAATTATAAAACCCCCGGGGTATATATTGAAGAAATAACCACTTTGCCGCCTTCGGTCGCCGAAGTGGAAACGGCCATTCCGGCCTTTATTGGCTTTACGGAAACCGGTGTCCGGAACGATCCCCGGCGCATTGCTTCGTTAGTAGAATATCAGGAGTATTTTGGCTACGCCGAAATTGAAAGAGGAATTTCGGTAACCGTGGAAAAAAGTGCCAACAATCCATCGGAGGCACGGGTACTCCACGTGTCCATTGATCCGGCCACCAAATCCAAAAACGTGCTGTATTACGCCCTGCAGTTGTACTTCGCCAACGGGGGCGGACCTTGCTACATTGTGTCGGCGGGAAATTTTGCCGATAGTGCCGGCAACCCGCGCGAGGCGTACGGCAATGCCTTACTCGCCAGTTCTAAAGAAGATGAACCTACTTTACTAGTTTTCCCGGATGCGCCTTTCACCTTAAACGCCGCCGACTATTATGGTTTGATGAACGATGCTTTGGCCGAATGCTCCCGCCTGGGCGACCGGTTTACAATTGTGGATGTATTAAGCGTTAATAACGATTCGCTGGCATCAGTAGCGGCTTTCCGGCAAGCTATTACGGCTAACTTAACCGAAGCAAAATACGGCTCGGCGTATCATCCTTATTTAAACACCAGTTTAGATTACCGCTACGAAGATCCCGAAACCAAAACCCCGGTGGTAAAAGTGTTATTGGCCGGCGATGATGCGGCAGCCCGGGCTCTGGATGATAGCCGGCAAACGGCCCTGGTAGCCCGCCGCGATGCCGATGCGGCCCGCGCTGAAGTTGATGCTCTGAAACAAGCCTCCGATGCGGGAGATGCGGAAGCGAAGAAAAAGATACCGGATGCCGAAAAAAGAGCCCGGGATTTAGAATCTGCTGCCAAAACGGCCCAAACGGCCGCTGATAACGCCGGCAAAGCAGTAACCGAGCAAACCTGGCAAGACCAAAACAACGCGGTTCAAAACCAAATCCGGAAAATGATTGGGGGATTAGGCGTACAACTCACTCCCTGCGCGGCAGTGGCCGGGGTGTACGCGGCCGTAGACAGCACCCGTGGCGTATGGAAAGCGCCAGCCAACGTGAGCCTCAACTACATTACTTCCACCGCTGCCCGCATTACCGACGATGATCAACGGGATTTAAACGTGGATGTGGTAGCGGGCAAATCAGTAAATGCCATTCGCTCTTTTATTGGCATGGGCACTAAAATCTGGGGCGCGCGTACATTGGCCGGCAACGACAACGAATGGCGGTACGTGAATGTGCGGCGGTTTTTTAATATGGTGGAAGAGTCCATTAAGAAATCGACGTATTGGGCCGTTTTTGAACCCAACGATAAAAATACCTGGGTGCGGGTCCGCGCCATGATCGAGAATTATTTGTACCAGAAATGGGAGCAAGGTGCTTTAGCCGGAGCTAAAGCCGAAGATTCTTTTTACGTGCGGGTAGGTTTAGGAGAAACCATGTCGCCGGTGGATATTCTGGAAGGCCGGATGATTATTGAGATTGGCTTAGCCGCCGTGCGGCCGGCCGAATTTATCATTATCCGCTTCTCGCATTTTCTCCAGAAATCATAG
- a CDS encoding phage tail protein, with translation MADYPLPVFHFRVEWGGTKVGFSEVSGLTQEVQLIEYREGSSPDYSTIKMPGLHKFNNITLKRGIAKGDNEFFTWLNSVQLNTVERRNLTISLLNENHEPVMSWKARNCWPVKVEGPGLKANGNEVAVESIEIAHEGITLENK, from the coding sequence ATGGCAGATTATCCATTGCCCGTCTTTCACTTTCGCGTAGAATGGGGCGGTACCAAAGTTGGTTTTTCTGAAGTTTCCGGCCTTACCCAGGAAGTGCAGCTCATTGAATACCGCGAGGGCAGCAGCCCCGATTACTCCACTATTAAAATGCCCGGTTTGCACAAGTTTAACAACATAACCCTCAAGCGCGGCATTGCCAAAGGCGATAACGAGTTTTTTACCTGGCTGAACTCCGTGCAATTAAACACTGTAGAGCGCCGCAACTTAACCATTAGCCTGCTCAACGAAAACCACGAACCCGTTATGAGTTGGAAAGCGCGTAACTGCTGGCCCGTGAAAGTAGAAGGTCCGGGTTTAAAAGCCAACGGAAACGAAGTAGCGGTAGAATCTATCGAAATTGCCCACGAAGGCATTACTTTAGAAAATAAATAG
- a CDS encoding phage tail protein, with protein sequence MAAYYPPVGFHFKVDIPGKGAGDKDMRFQEVTGLTAEIGIEELVVGGENRFTYRLPTRAKYANLVLKRGMLQDSGLINWFRNAIENFEFEPVDIRVHLLNEKHEILNSWEFRQAYPVKWVISDFKALENSLVVETIELSYQFFSRK encoded by the coding sequence ATGGCAGCGTATTATCCGCCGGTAGGTTTTCATTTTAAAGTGGATATTCCGGGCAAAGGAGCAGGCGATAAAGACATGCGGTTTCAGGAAGTAACCGGTTTAACCGCCGAAATTGGGATAGAGGAACTGGTGGTGGGCGGCGAGAACCGTTTTACTTACCGCTTGCCTACCCGGGCCAAATATGCTAACCTGGTGCTTAAACGAGGCATGCTCCAAGACTCCGGCCTGATTAATTGGTTTCGGAACGCTATCGAGAATTTCGAGTTTGAACCAGTAGATATCAGGGTGCATTTGCTGAACGAAAAACACGAAATACTTAATTCCTGGGAGTTCCGGCAGGCCTACCCCGTGAAATGGGTGATTTCCGATTTTAAAGCATTGGAAAACTCCCTGGTAGTAGAAACCATCGAACTCAGCTATCAATTTTTTTCCCGCAAATGA
- a CDS encoding ATP-binding protein: MTNVHLENTTSSSALKAAFDHLRQIITQRLQAHFNQETFNLPDELDEILKKNRDKQPISRHIPPLTTAAEWIVIALALVPHIQPSFFESIITEILPNGGDFPEFGGVKGTNHRGMLPTGETAQFIIAGDDVIQRLAVQSLFEEQHFFYQNDIVWLESVKEGEPRMSGRIILAPEWVHTLLTGADSKPKFSPDFPAKLVQTKMDWSDLILHPFTAEQIDDIKRWFSFHHILEADGNLSRKINQGYRVLFHGPPGTGKTLTAGLMGKEFKKDVYRVDLSQIVSKYIGETEKNLSKIFDRAEHKDWILFFDEADALFGKRTNVQSSHDKYANQEVSFLLQRVEDFKGLLILASNYKSNMDEAFLRRFHAIVHFPMPNSQERLKLWQQSLPTSIPANNQLNLAHLAEVHELSGASILNIVQFASLKALSRPEQTLHQEDLLQGIRREFRKEEKSA, encoded by the coding sequence ATGACGAATGTACATCTAGAAAATACTACTTCATCTTCAGCCTTAAAGGCTGCTTTCGATCACCTTCGCCAGATTATTACGCAACGCCTGCAGGCGCATTTTAATCAGGAAACCTTTAACCTGCCGGACGAGTTGGATGAAATTTTAAAAAAAAACCGGGACAAGCAACCAATTAGCCGGCATATACCCCCGCTTACCACTGCCGCCGAATGGATTGTAATTGCGCTGGCCTTGGTGCCGCATATTCAACCTAGTTTTTTTGAATCTATCATTACTGAAATTCTACCTAATGGCGGCGATTTTCCGGAATTCGGTGGGGTAAAAGGCACCAACCACCGCGGCATGTTGCCCACCGGCGAAACTGCCCAGTTTATTATTGCCGGCGACGATGTTATTCAACGGTTGGCGGTTCAATCACTTTTTGAAGAGCAGCATTTTTTTTACCAAAACGACATTGTTTGGTTAGAATCGGTAAAAGAAGGCGAACCCCGCATGAGCGGCCGGATTATTCTGGCGCCGGAATGGGTACATACTTTACTAACCGGCGCCGATAGTAAACCTAAGTTCAGCCCGGATTTTCCGGCTAAGCTGGTACAAACCAAAATGGACTGGAGCGATTTAATCTTACATCCTTTTACCGCGGAACAAATCGACGATATTAAACGCTGGTTTAGTTTTCATCACATTCTCGAAGCCGATGGCAACTTGTCGCGCAAAATCAACCAGGGCTACCGCGTACTGTTTCATGGGCCGCCCGGCACTGGTAAAACGCTTACCGCCGGACTTATGGGCAAAGAATTTAAAAAAGACGTGTACCGCGTGGATTTGTCGCAGATCGTTTCGAAATACATTGGCGAAACCGAAAAAAACCTGAGCAAAATATTCGACCGGGCCGAACACAAAGACTGGATTTTGTTTTTTGATGAAGCCGATGCTTTGTTTGGCAAACGGACCAACGTGCAAAGTTCGCATGATAAATACGCCAACCAGGAAGTGTCGTTTTTACTGCAGCGGGTCGAAGATTTTAAAGGCTTGCTCATTCTAGCTTCCAACTACAAGTCCAACATGGACGAAGCTTTCCTGAGGCGGTTTCATGCCATTGTGCATTTTCCAATGCCGAACTCCCAGGAACGTTTAAAATTATGGCAGCAATCCTTACCCACCTCTATTCCGGCCAATAACCAACTCAACCTGGCGCACCTGGCCGAAGTGCACGAGCTCAGCGGCGCCTCTATCCTGAACATTGTACAGTTTGCCTCCTTAAAAGCCCTGAGCCGACCCGAACAAACCCTGCACCAGGAGGATTTACTCCAAGGAATCCGGCGCGAGTTCCGCAAAGAAGAAAAATCAGCCTAG
- a CDS encoding CIS tube protein, whose protein sequence is MAESSLRIIAYGSPKDGDPSKEIGSFTVDFNPNTLVVSNKIEYKQPDAKGQAGGDPVFEKIPPLEFSLEFTIDGTGVAMGNLSPDKKNAYKSKKHDYVKSQIIKLREVTGSGINGDIHRPNYLALLWGTFKLECVITALNITYNLFDAQGTPLRAKVTCNFIERIGPGKGGRQSRLESPDLTKYHVVREGDILPLIARQNYEDSSYYLQLARINKLKNFRNIPPGVTLVLPPLVEKDA, encoded by the coding sequence ATGGCCGAATCCAGCTTACGCATTATTGCTTACGGCAGCCCCAAAGACGGCGATCCCTCGAAAGAAATCGGGAGTTTTACCGTGGATTTTAATCCCAATACCTTGGTGGTAAGCAATAAGATTGAGTACAAACAACCCGATGCGAAAGGGCAAGCCGGCGGCGACCCGGTGTTCGAGAAAATTCCGCCTTTGGAGTTTAGCCTCGAGTTTACCATAGACGGCACCGGCGTAGCCATGGGCAATTTATCGCCGGATAAAAAGAACGCTTACAAAAGCAAGAAACACGATTACGTAAAATCGCAGATTATCAAATTACGCGAAGTTACGGGCAGCGGCATCAACGGCGATATTCACCGGCCCAATTACCTGGCTTTGTTGTGGGGAACGTTTAAGCTGGAATGCGTGATTACCGCTCTGAATATAACCTATAACCTTTTTGATGCCCAAGGTACACCTTTGCGGGCGAAAGTTACCTGCAACTTTATAGAACGCATTGGACCGGGTAAAGGTGGCCGGCAATCCCGACTCGAATCGCCGGACCTGACCAAGTACCATGTGGTGCGGGAAGGAGATATTCTGCCGTTAATTGCCCGCCAGAACTACGAAGATTCTTCTTATTACCTGCAATTGGCGCGGATTAACAAACTGAAAAATTTCCGGAATATACCGCCCGGTGTAACCTTGGTTTTACCTCCATTGGTCGAGAAAGATGCCTGA